A DNA window from Pseudomonas sp. GD03919 contains the following coding sequences:
- the bluB gene encoding 5,6-dimethylbenzimidazole synthase gives MSEHAFSPEERAAVYRAIAERRDMRHFSGGEVPAEVLARLLEAAHHAPSVGLMQPWRFVRVSDPQLRESIHELVEAERVRTAEALGERSDEFMRLKVEGIRDCAELLAVALMEGREAHVFGRRTLPEMDMASVACAIQNLWLAARAEGLGLGWVSLFDPAALAELLGMPDGSKPMALLCLGPVDAFYAKPMLVQEGWATPRPLNELLFENRWGEQGD, from the coding sequence ATGAGCGAGCACGCCTTCAGTCCCGAGGAGCGCGCGGCGGTGTACCGCGCCATTGCCGAGCGCCGCGACATGCGTCATTTCAGCGGTGGCGAGGTGCCGGCCGAGGTTCTGGCGCGCCTGCTCGAAGCCGCCCACCACGCGCCGAGCGTTGGCCTGATGCAACCTTGGCGCTTTGTGCGCGTCAGTGACCCGCAACTGCGTGAGTCCATTCATGAGCTGGTAGAGGCCGAGCGGGTGCGCACCGCTGAGGCCCTGGGCGAGCGCAGTGATGAGTTCATGCGCCTGAAGGTCGAGGGCATTCGCGATTGCGCCGAGCTGCTCGCCGTGGCGTTGATGGAGGGGCGCGAGGCACATGTCTTCGGGCGACGCACCTTGCCGGAAATGGATATGGCTTCGGTGGCCTGCGCCATTCAGAATCTGTGGCTGGCTGCGCGGGCCGAAGGGCTCGGGCTGGGCTGGGTATCGCTGTTCGATCCCGCGGCGTTGGCCGAGCTGCTGGGGATGCCGGACGGCAGCAAACCGATGGCCTTGCTGTGCCTTGGGCCGGTGGATGCCTTCTATGCAAAGCCCATGCTGGTGCAAGAGGGCTGGGCCACGCCCCGACCTTTGAATGAGCTGCTGTTCGAGAATCGATGGGGAGAGCAGGGTGACTGA
- a CDS encoding cobyrinate a,c-diamide synthase encodes MTTRHCPALLIAAPASGQGKTTVTAALARLHTRQGRRVRVFKCGPDFLDPMIHARASGAPVYQLDLAMVGEAESRRLLWQAAGEADLILIEGVMGLFDGKPSAADLARHFGVPVLGVIDGAAMAQTFGALAHGLATFQPDLPFAGVLGNRVASSRHGEILRDALPPSIRWFGALPRSAAVELPSRHLGLVQAAELADLDARLDAAADALAASADVDLPPAVSFAAPHINDPAPLLKDVRIGVARDAAFAFLYQANLDLLQALGAELRYFSPLADSALPEVDSLYLPGGYPELYLADLEGNQAMAAAIRAHHQAGKPLLAECGGMLYLLDELRDKQGASGRMLGLLTGSAALQSRLTALALQEVTLPEGELRGHSYHHSRLDSPLEPLVRGRCPNGKPVAEAVYRLGRLTASYIHFYLPSNPEAAAALLRP; translated from the coding sequence ATGACGACACGTCACTGTCCGGCGTTGCTGATTGCCGCCCCGGCTTCCGGCCAGGGCAAGACCACCGTTACCGCTGCCCTGGCGCGTTTGCATACGCGCCAGGGGCGGCGTGTGCGGGTGTTCAAGTGCGGCCCGGATTTTCTCGACCCGATGATCCACGCGCGCGCCAGTGGTGCACCGGTGTACCAGCTCGATCTGGCCATGGTCGGCGAGGCTGAGAGCCGTCGTCTGCTGTGGCAGGCCGCCGGCGAGGCCGACCTGATCCTGATCGAAGGGGTCATGGGCCTGTTCGACGGCAAGCCCTCGGCGGCTGACCTGGCGCGTCATTTCGGCGTGCCGGTGCTGGGCGTGATCGACGGCGCGGCCATGGCGCAGACCTTCGGCGCCCTGGCCCATGGCCTGGCCACCTTCCAGCCCGACCTGCCCTTTGCCGGCGTGCTCGGCAATCGCGTTGCCAGCAGCCGTCATGGCGAGATCCTGCGCGATGCTCTGCCGCCGAGCATTCGCTGGTTCGGCGCCTTGCCGCGCAGCGCTGCGGTGGAGCTGCCCAGCCGTCATCTGGGTCTGGTGCAAGCCGCTGAGTTGGCCGATCTCGACGCGCGCCTGGACGCCGCCGCCGATGCGCTGGCGGCCAGTGCCGATGTCGACCTGCCGCCGGCGGTGAGCTTCGCTGCGCCGCATATCAATGATCCCGCGCCCTTGTTGAAGGATGTGCGCATTGGCGTGGCGCGCGATGCGGCGTTCGCCTTCCTCTATCAGGCCAATCTCGACCTGCTGCAGGCGCTGGGCGCCGAGCTACGCTATTTCTCGCCGCTGGCCGACAGCGCGCTGCCCGAGGTAGACAGTCTCTATTTGCCTGGCGGTTACCCCGAGCTTTACCTGGCCGATTTGGAAGGCAATCAGGCCATGGCCGCGGCCATCCGTGCTCATCATCAGGCCGGCAAGCCGCTGCTCGCCGAATGTGGCGGCATGCTCTATCTGCTCGACGAGCTGCGCGACAAGCAGGGTGCCAGCGGCCGGATGCTCGGTCTGCTGACGGGCAGCGCCGCATTGCAGTCGCGCCTGACCGCGCTGGCCCTGCAGGAGGTGACGCTGCCGGAGGGCGAGCTGCGTGGCCATAGCTACCATCACTCGCGCCTGGACAGCCCGCTCGAGCCGCTGGTGCGCGGGCGCTGTCCGAACGGCAAGCCGGTGGCCGAGGCGGTGTATCGCCTGGGGCGACTGACCGCCAGCTATATCCACTTCTACCTGCCCTCTAACCCGGAGGCGGCCGCCGCGCTGCTGCGTCCATGA
- the cobO gene encoding cob(I)yrinic acid a,c-diamide adenosyltransferase has protein sequence MSETAERDARHKARMQRKKALIDEKIAQAQDEYGLLLVHSGNGKGKSSSAFGMVARALGHGIKVGVVQFIKGAASTGEETFFRRFPEEVSYHVMGEGFTWETQDRQRDIAKAQEAWAVARRLLSDESVGLVVLDELNIALKHGYLELDAVLADIEARPLLQHVVVTGRGALPGMIEAADTVTEMSLVKHAFKSGVKAQKGIEF, from the coding sequence ATGAGTGAGACCGCCGAACGCGATGCCCGCCACAAGGCGCGCATGCAACGCAAGAAAGCCCTGATCGACGAAAAGATCGCCCAGGCCCAGGACGAATACGGCCTGCTGCTGGTGCACAGCGGCAATGGCAAGGGCAAGAGCAGCAGCGCCTTCGGCATGGTTGCGCGTGCTCTGGGTCATGGCATCAAGGTCGGTGTGGTGCAATTCATCAAGGGCGCGGCTAGCACCGGCGAAGAAACCTTCTTCCGCCGTTTCCCCGAGGAAGTCAGCTACCACGTTATGGGCGAGGGGTTCACCTGGGAGACCCAGGATCGCCAGCGCGACATCGCCAAGGCGCAGGAAGCCTGGGCGGTAGCCCGGCGCCTGCTCAGCGATGAGTCTGTCGGCCTGGTGGTGCTGGATGAACTGAATATCGCCCTCAAGCACGGCTACCTCGAGCTGGACGCGGTGCTGGCCGACATCGAAGCGCGGCCGCTGCTGCAGCACGTGGTGGTGACCGGGCGTGGCGCCTTGCCGGGGATGATCGAGGCGGCCGATACCGTCACCGAGATGAGCCTGGTCAAGCATGCATTCAAGTCCGGGGTGAAGGCGCAGAAGGGCATCGAATTCTGA
- a CDS encoding C40 family peptidase has protein sequence MSLTTRVALIALALLLAACSSRAPSPQPVHTPPIASPSYLGGAEDVLFRALGLVGTPYRYGGNTPEGGFDCSGLIGYVYRDAAGISLPRSTRELSAMRTPAVRRDALQSGDLVFFATNGGRAVSHAGIYVGDGRFVHAPSTGGTVRLDSLDNVYWQRVYLDAKRVITPELARNP, from the coding sequence ATGTCTCTCACGACCCGTGTCGCCCTCATTGCCCTTGCGCTGTTGCTGGCAGCCTGTAGCAGCCGGGCACCTTCTCCGCAGCCAGTCCATACTCCGCCAATCGCCTCGCCGTCCTATCTGGGTGGCGCAGAGGATGTGCTGTTTCGTGCGCTGGGGCTGGTCGGTACACCCTACCGCTACGGCGGCAACACCCCGGAAGGCGGCTTCGACTGCAGCGGCCTGATTGGCTATGTCTATCGTGATGCCGCCGGCATCAGCCTGCCGCGCTCGACGCGTGAACTCAGTGCCATGCGTACACCTGCGGTGCGCCGCGATGCATTGCAGAGCGGGGATCTGGTGTTCTTCGCCACCAATGGTGGTCGCGCCGTCAGCCATGCCGGTATTTATGTGGGCGATGGGCGTTTCGTCCATGCACCGTCCACTGGCGGCACCGTACGCCTGGACAGCCTCGACAATGTCTACTGGCAGCGCGTCTATCTCGATGCCAAGCGTGTGATCACGCCCGAACTCGCCCGTAACCCCTGA
- a CDS encoding C40 family peptidase, translating into MLKRFAPLVPLALTVFLAACAGHSPQPQISDAKVEPTVLPQAHQAEPADDEISALLDDKPYEMPQLADSLLDLGRSLIGTRYRYGGTSVQSGFDCSGFIGYLFRKEVGLELPRSTRELINLDAPKVARADLEPGDLILFNDRGRGRVSHAGIYLGDDQFIHSSSSRSGGVRIDSLDDSYWNRSYLQAKRVLALAQVEEQAPADKRHN; encoded by the coding sequence ATGCTAAAACGCTTCGCACCCCTCGTGCCTCTTGCACTCACAGTCTTTCTCGCTGCCTGTGCCGGCCATTCGCCGCAACCGCAGATCAGTGATGCCAAGGTCGAGCCTACTGTGCTTCCGCAGGCTCATCAGGCCGAGCCTGCAGACGATGAAATCAGCGCGCTGCTCGACGACAAGCCCTATGAAATGCCGCAACTGGCCGACAGCCTGCTCGATCTTGGGCGTTCGCTGATCGGCACTCGCTATCGCTACGGCGGCACTTCGGTGCAATCCGGTTTCGACTGCAGCGGTTTCATCGGTTACCTGTTCCGCAAGGAAGTCGGTCTGGAGCTGCCGCGCTCCACGCGCGAGCTGATCAACCTGGATGCGCCCAAGGTGGCGCGGGCTGATCTGGAGCCTGGCGATCTGATCCTGTTCAATGACCGTGGTCGTGGCCGCGTCAGCCATGCGGGCATCTACCTGGGCGATGATCAGTTCATCCATTCCAGCAGTAGCCGCAGTGGTGGTGTGCGTATCGATAGCCTTGATGACAGCTACTGGAATCGTAGCTATCTGCAGGCCAAACGCGTGCTGGCGCTGGCTCAGGTGGAAGAACAGGCGCCTGCCGACAAGCGTCATAACTGA
- the glp gene encoding gephyrin-like molybdotransferase Glp yields MSAGDHPGLLPMEAALERLLALADASRIDESEPVSLADADGRILAEPLIATLDLPPWPNSAMDGYALRLADWSGQPLPVSQRIQAGNAPLPLQPGSCARIFTGAPLPEGADTVEMQENIELDEAGCVYFREPLSIGQNVRAQGQETRVGECVLPAGTRLGPIELGLAASLGAAQLWVRRRLCVAVLSTGDELVEPGQALGPGQIYNSNRRLLIAWLQRLGCAVVDAGILPDDLPRTRAALGALGEVDLILSTGGVSVGEADFLGMALREAGELALWKLAIKPGKPLTFGHYQGVPVIGLPGNPASTLVTFGLLARPYLLRRLGVQRVEPLGFAVPAGFVWSKPGKRREYLRARLERGRVLPYANQSSGVLRSAAWAEGLAEVIEGSTLAEGDMLRFIPFSEILG; encoded by the coding sequence ATGAGTGCTGGCGATCATCCCGGCTTGTTGCCCATGGAGGCTGCGCTGGAGCGCTTGCTGGCCTTGGCCGATGCATCACGCATTGACGAGAGCGAGCCGGTCTCGCTGGCCGATGCCGATGGACGGATATTGGCCGAGCCCCTGATCGCCACGCTGGATCTGCCGCCCTGGCCCAACAGTGCCATGGATGGTTACGCCCTGCGTCTGGCTGATTGGAGCGGCCAGCCATTGCCGGTCAGTCAGCGTATTCAAGCCGGCAATGCGCCGCTGCCACTGCAGCCAGGCAGTTGCGCGCGGATCTTCACTGGCGCGCCGCTACCGGAAGGCGCTGACACCGTCGAGATGCAGGAAAACATTGAGCTGGATGAGGCGGGGTGCGTGTATTTCCGTGAGCCGCTGAGCATCGGGCAGAACGTTCGTGCCCAGGGGCAGGAGACGCGAGTCGGTGAGTGCGTGCTGCCGGCCGGTACGCGTCTCGGGCCGATCGAGCTGGGCCTGGCCGCGTCGCTTGGTGCTGCACAATTGTGGGTGCGGCGGCGCCTGTGCGTTGCCGTGCTATCCACCGGCGACGAACTGGTGGAGCCGGGGCAGGCGTTGGGGCCGGGGCAGATCTACAACAGCAATCGGCGTCTGCTGATTGCCTGGTTGCAGCGGCTAGGTTGTGCGGTGGTCGATGCAGGCATATTGCCTGATGATTTGCCGCGTACCCGCGCAGCGCTGGGCGCCCTGGGCGAGGTTGATCTGATCCTCTCCACGGGCGGTGTGTCGGTGGGGGAGGCGGATTTTCTCGGCATGGCCCTGCGTGAGGCCGGCGAACTGGCGCTGTGGAAGCTGGCGATCAAGCCTGGCAAGCCGCTGACCTTTGGGCATTACCAGGGGGTTCCGGTTATCGGTTTGCCGGGCAATCCGGCTTCGACATTGGTCACCTTCGGCTTGCTGGCGCGACCCTACCTGCTACGTCGCCTTGGCGTGCAGCGTGTCGAGCCCCTGGGCTTCGCGGTGCCGGCAGGCTTTGTCTGGAGCAAGCCGGGCAAGCGTCGTGAATACCTGCGCGCACGTCTGGAGCGGGGGCGGGTGCTGCCGTACGCCAACCAGAGCTCCGGTGTGCTGCGCAGTGCCGCCTGGGCCGAAGGGCTGGCCGAGGTGATCGAGGGCAGCACCCTGGCAGAAGGGGACATGCTGCGCTTCATTCCCTTCAGTGAGATCCTCGGCTAG
- the moaB gene encoding molybdenum cofactor biosynthesis protein B — MNHKADAVFVPLNIAVLTVSDTRTLETDTSGQLLVDRLTDAGHQLAARVLLKDDLYRIRAQVATWIAEDQVQVVVITGGTGFTGRDSTPEAVACLLDKQVDGFGELFRQISVADIGTSTIQSRALAGLANGTLVCCLPGSTNACRTAWDGILGDQLDARHRPCNFVPHLKQVGACETRG, encoded by the coding sequence ATGAACCATAAAGCTGATGCGGTTTTCGTGCCGCTGAACATCGCCGTACTGACCGTCAGCGATACGCGTACGCTGGAGACCGATACTTCAGGGCAGCTGTTGGTCGATCGCCTGACGGACGCCGGTCATCAATTGGCCGCCCGTGTGCTGCTCAAGGACGACCTGTACAGAATCCGTGCGCAGGTGGCGACCTGGATCGCCGAGGATCAGGTGCAGGTCGTGGTGATCACCGGTGGCACCGGCTTTACCGGGCGTGACAGCACGCCGGAAGCGGTCGCTTGTCTGCTGGACAAGCAGGTCGACGGTTTCGGTGAGCTGTTCCGGCAGATCTCCGTGGCCGACATCGGCACTTCCACCATTCAGTCGCGCGCGCTGGCCGGCCTGGCCAACGGCACGCTGGTGTGCTGCCTGCCGGGTTCGACCAATGCCTGCCGTACTGCCTGGGACGGCATTTTGGGCGATCAGCTGGATGCACGGCACCGTCCCTGTAACTTCGTCCCGCACCTGAAGCAGGTGGGCGCCTGCGAGACGCGCGGATGA
- the mobA gene encoding molybdenum cofactor guanylyltransferase MobA: protein MPASNASSCCSVLLLSGGRGQRMGGRDKGLLNWRGRPLIAWLHDLTRPLSDDLIISCNRNQEHYAPYADQLVADQEQDFQGPLAGIRAGMAAARHEQMLVLPCDAPLVDHALIESLLAQAGSQPVVIRQNDYWQPLFCLLPTRLRDDLEQAWQSGERSPQRWFGRLAPIAVDCPAQDSRLANLNTPDMLASSANID, encoded by the coding sequence ATGCCCGCATCCAATGCCTCTTCCTGCTGCTCCGTTCTACTGCTTTCCGGTGGTCGAGGCCAGCGTATGGGCGGACGTGACAAGGGCTTGCTGAACTGGCGCGGGCGCCCGCTGATCGCCTGGCTGCACGACCTGACCAGGCCACTGAGCGATGATCTGATCATCTCCTGCAACCGCAACCAGGAGCACTACGCGCCGTATGCCGATCAACTGGTCGCCGACCAGGAACAGGACTTCCAGGGCCCCCTGGCCGGCATTCGCGCCGGCATGGCCGCGGCCCGTCATGAGCAGATGCTGGTACTGCCTTGCGACGCACCGCTGGTCGATCATGCCCTGATCGAGTCACTGCTCGCCCAGGCTGGCAGCCAGCCCGTGGTGATTCGCCAGAATGATTACTGGCAGCCGCTGTTCTGCCTGCTGCCGACCCGTTTGCGCGATGACCTGGAACAGGCCTGGCAGTCAGGGGAGCGCAGCCCGCAACGCTGGTTTGGCAGACTAGCGCCCATCGCCGTCGACTGCCCCGCACAAGATTCACGCCTGGCCAACCTGAACACCCCGGACATGCTCGCTTCCAGCGCTAATATTGACTGA
- a CDS encoding YgdI/YgdR family lipoprotein, protein MNKRIIPTLLMTLGFVVLAGCSTPSVITLNDGREIQTVDKPKYDEDSGFYEFEQLDGKRATINKDQVQTIKEL, encoded by the coding sequence ATGAACAAACGGATCATTCCCACACTGCTGATGACACTAGGCTTCGTTGTCCTGGCCGGCTGCTCGACCCCCTCGGTGATCACGCTCAACGATGGACGTGAGATCCAAACCGTGGACAAGCCCAAGTACGATGAAGACTCAGGCTTCTACGAATTCGAGCAACTGGACGGCAAACGCGCCACGATCAACAAGGATCAGGTGCAAACCATCAAGGAACTCTGA
- a CDS encoding SurA N-terminal domain-containing protein, whose amino-acid sequence MLQNIRDNSRGWIAKTIIGLIVMLMAFTGFEAIVTGTSNRNNAAEVNGDTITLDELNQAVEMQRRQLLQQLGRDFDASLLDDRLLREASLKGLIERKLLLQAAGNARFAFSQASLDQVILQTPEFQVDGRFDAARFDQVIRQMGYTRLQFRQMLEEEMLIGQLRAGIGASSFATEQQARAFANLERQTRDFASLTIKADPAAIELSEADVQAYYAEHASEFMSPEQVVLEYVELHKESFFDQVEVSDEELQPLYESEIANLAEQRQAAHILIEGDDEAARSKIEEIKARVDAGEDFAALAKEFSQDPGSAADGGDLGYAGPGVYDPAFEEALYALQQDQVSEPVKSEFGWHLIKLLGVQAPEVPSFDSLKDKLARDFKTQQVELRFVEATKQLEDAAFEASDLAQPAQELNLEVKTSEPFGREGGATGITANRQVLQAAFSPEVLEDGTNSSTIELDPSTVVVVRVKEHKKPEQLPLDQVAESIRAHLQQERAAAAAKAEGEKQLAAAESGESISDWQVQEAATRSQDGVEPKVLQALFRMPKPAKAGEPSFAGVTLNNGDYVVLRLDGVNVPEEALTEEELAMYRNFLASRAGQQDFAALLQQLETKADIERF is encoded by the coding sequence ATGCTGCAAAACATCAGGGACAATTCACGCGGTTGGATTGCCAAGACCATCATCGGCCTAATCGTTATGCTGATGGCGTTTACCGGCTTCGAGGCCATCGTCACCGGTACCAGTAACCGCAATAATGCGGCCGAGGTGAACGGTGACACCATTACCCTCGACGAGCTCAATCAGGCCGTTGAAATGCAGCGTCGTCAGTTGCTGCAGCAGCTGGGGCGTGATTTCGATGCCTCGCTGCTCGATGATCGCCTGCTGCGTGAGGCATCGCTCAAGGGGCTGATCGAGCGTAAGCTGCTGCTTCAGGCAGCAGGCAATGCTCGTTTCGCTTTCTCGCAGGCATCGCTGGATCAGGTGATTCTGCAGACGCCCGAGTTTCAGGTAGACGGCCGCTTCGATGCCGCCCGTTTCGATCAGGTCATTCGCCAGATGGGCTATACCCGTCTGCAGTTCCGTCAGATGCTGGAAGAGGAAATGCTGATTGGCCAGTTGCGTGCCGGTATCGGCGCCAGCAGCTTCGCCACCGAGCAGCAGGCGCGTGCGTTCGCCAACCTCGAGCGGCAGACCCGCGATTTCGCCAGCCTCACCATCAAGGCCGATCCAGCTGCGATCGAGTTGAGCGAAGCTGACGTCCAGGCGTACTACGCCGAGCACGCCAGTGAGTTCATGAGTCCCGAGCAGGTGGTGTTGGAGTACGTCGAGCTGCACAAGGAAAGCTTCTTCGATCAGGTCGAAGTCAGCGACGAGGAACTGCAGCCGCTCTATGAGAGCGAAATCGCCAACCTGGCCGAGCAGCGTCAGGCCGCGCACATCCTCATCGAAGGCGATGACGAAGCTGCGCGCAGCAAGATCGAAGAGATCAAGGCGCGTGTCGACGCTGGCGAAGATTTTGCGGCCCTGGCCAAGGAATTCTCGCAGGATCCAGGTTCTGCCGCCGATGGCGGTGATCTGGGTTATGCCGGCCCTGGCGTCTACGATCCGGCTTTCGAGGAAGCGCTCTATGCGCTGCAACAGGATCAGGTTTCCGAGCCGGTGAAGAGCGAGTTCGGCTGGCACCTGATCAAGCTGTTGGGTGTACAGGCTCCGGAAGTGCCCAGCTTCGACAGTCTCAAGGACAAGCTGGCACGTGACTTCAAGACTCAGCAGGTCGAATTGCGCTTCGTCGAAGCCACCAAGCAACTGGAAGATGCTGCGTTCGAGGCTTCGGATCTGGCGCAGCCGGCTCAGGAGCTGAACCTTGAGGTCAAGACCAGTGAACCCTTTGGTCGTGAAGGGGGCGCTACCGGCATCACTGCCAATCGTCAGGTGCTGCAGGCTGCCTTCAGCCCTGAAGTGCTGGAAGACGGCACCAACAGCTCGACCATCGAACTGGATCCGAGTACCGTCGTCGTAGTGCGTGTGAAGGAGCACAAGAAGCCCGAGCAGTTGCCGCTGGATCAGGTTGCCGAGAGCATTCGTGCCCATCTGCAGCAGGAGCGTGCCGCTGCTGCCGCCAAGGCTGAAGGCGAGAAGCAGCTGGCCGCTGCCGAGAGCGGTGAAAGCATCAGTGACTGGCAAGTGCAGGAAGCTGCCACGCGCAGCCAGGATGGCGTCGAGCCGAAGGTGCTGCAGGCGCTGTTCCGTATGCCCAAGCCAGCCAAGGCGGGTGAGCCGAGCTTTGCGGGCGTAACGCTGAACAATGGTGACTATGTCGTCCTGCGCCTTGATGGCGTCAACGTGCCGGAGGAGGCGCTGACTGAGGAAGAGTTGGCCATGTACCGCAACTTCCTGGCTTCGCGTGCCGGTCAGCAGGACTTCGCTGCGCTGCTTCAGCAGCTCGAAACCAAGGCCGATATAGAGCGCTTCTAA
- the hupB gene encoding nucleoid-associated protein HU-beta, which produces MNKSELIDAIAASADIPKAVAGRALDAVIESVTGALKAGDSVVLVGFGTFAVKERAARTGRNPQTGKPINIAAAKIPGFKAGKALKDAVN; this is translated from the coding sequence GTGAACAAGTCGGAACTGATCGATGCCATCGCTGCATCTGCTGATATCCCGAAAGCTGTTGCTGGCCGCGCGCTGGATGCAGTGATTGAATCCGTCACTGGCGCCCTGAAGGCTGGTGACTCTGTCGTACTGGTTGGCTTCGGCACCTTCGCTGTCAAAGAGCGTGCTGCTCGTACTGGCCGCAACCCGCAGACTGGCAAGCCGATCAACATCGCTGCTGCCAAGATCCCGGGCTTCAAAGCTGGCAAGGCTCTGAAAGACGCTGTCAACTAA